From the Tribolium castaneum strain GA2 chromosome 2, icTriCast1.1, whole genome shotgun sequence genome, one window contains:
- the cpx gene encoding complexin isoform X3: MEEEREKMRQEIRDKYNIKKKEEVVEPVQEEPNPLMRKKKTPEELAREAEEADEDEFTKLKNTIETQVNELKSQIESKCVMQ, from the exons ATGGAGGAAGAAAGGGAAAAGATGAGACAAGAAATCAGGGACAAG TACAATATCAAAAAGAAAGAGGAAGTTGTAGAACCGGTACAAGAAGAACCAAACCCTCTCATGCGTAAAAAGAAAACACCCGAAGAACTTGCGCGGGAAGCAGAAGAGGCGGACGAGGACGAGTTCACAA AGTTGAAGAACACGATAGAGACACAAGTAAACGAACTCAAGTCACAAATAGAGAGTAAATGTGTTATGCAATGA
- the cpx gene encoding complexin isoform X2, whose protein sequence is MNILGAVGGDDDGDDKEKEEEAERERLEAIREAEERRKEKHRKMEEEREKMRQEIRDKYNIKKKEEVVEPVQEEPNPLMRKKKTPEELAREAEEADEDEFTKLKNTIETQVNELKSQIESKCVMQ, encoded by the exons ATGAACATTCTAG GAGCGGTCGGTGGCGATGACGACGGCGACGACAAAGAAAAGGAGGAGGAGGCCGAGCGGGAGCGGCTGGAAGCCATCCGCGAGGCTGAGGAGCGACGAAAGGAAAAACACAGGAAAATGGAGGAAGAAAGGGAAAAGATGAGACAAGAAATCAGGGACAAG TACAATATCAAAAAGAAAGAGGAAGTTGTAGAACCGGTACAAGAAGAACCAAACCCTCTCATGCGTAAAAAGAAAACACCCGAAGAACTTGCGCGGGAAGCAGAAGAGGCGGACGAGGACGAGTTCACAA AGTTGAAGAACACGATAGAGACACAAGTAAACGAACTCAAGTCACAAATAGAGAGTAAATGTGTTATGCAATGA